A single window of Nicotiana tomentosiformis chromosome 1, ASM39032v3, whole genome shotgun sequence DNA harbors:
- the LOC104088626 gene encoding receptor-like protein EIX2, with product MKVLAKIFCFFLFFILGITKFSVSVGICRENEQQALESLKKEVYDPSDSLSFWIVGKDCCEWKGVVCHNLTRHVIELHIYGFFGYLRINNLEWLPSLLNLENLEIDYVDLSKATNWLQVINKLPSLVDLSLYNCSLHHIPPLLNHNFSSLETLDLSRNNFSSSIPKWVFNLPSLVSLDLSDSNLIGPFPKGPVNFTSLMTFMAGFNSFNCLLPGWLFDLNNLEYLGLISSGIEGAMPSGAGNVTKLKNLDLTFNNIEGELSELFNDRNNFLPAGLRNSSSLTELYLGNNKLTGTLPKSLGQLTMLEIIDISNNRLEGVVTESHFTNCTQLRQFFASNNDLTLKVSRNWIPPFQAIDIDIANWNIGPLFPMWLQTQKNINSVDISNGGIQGEVPTWFWNLSSQIQLLDISHNQFIGEVPTISTPSWSPRQAYWLMYLDSNNFSGLLPQISPNVTVIDLSNNFFSGGLSHFLCETNKSRSYKLEVLNLEGNDLSGVIPDCWMNWPELKVIILRDNNLIGGIPRSMEVLNNLISLDFRKNRLTGPLSSSLENCTKLQKIDIAENELDGQLPPWLGTRLSYLIILSLSSNKFYGELPLEICHLKDLQILDLANNSFFGIIPRCISNLTEMVSVNKLGETDIIYSSHYFEARFRESAMVTTKGNIYQYDKILALVTSMDMSNNNLSGDIPISFTSLVGLKFCNFSKNHLTGKIPNGIGDMKVLESLDLSENQLSGQIPQSFSSLSTLSFLNLSYNNLSGKIPVGTQLQSFNSSSFQGNELCGLPLLANCSSSGRIPDVDIEKDESDEDELDWFYISMAIGFGISFWGVCSCLLFKRSWRHVYYRFLDSCWESLCVKLQIWGWI from the coding sequence ATGAAGGTTTTAGCAAAAATATTCTGTTTTTTCTTGTTTTTCATTTTGGGAATCACCAAGTTTAGTGTTAGTGTAGGAATTTGCAGAGAAAATGAGCAACAAGCATTGGAGAGTCTCAAGAAAGAAGTATATGATCCCTCAGATTCTCTCTCCTTTTGGATTGTTGGAAAAGATTGTTGTGAATGGAAAGGGGTTGTGTGCCACAATCTGACTCGTCATGTGATTGAGCTACACATATATGGGTTTTTTGGATATCTAAGGATCAATAACCTTGAGTGGCTGCCAAGTCTTTTAAATCTTGAAAATCTAGAGATTGATTATGTGGATCTCAGCAAAGCAACTAACTGGCTACAGGTCATTAACAAGCTTCCTTCTCTTGTTGATCTTAGTTTATATAATTGTAGTCTTCATCATATACCACCTCTACTtaatcataatttttcttcacTTGAAACACTCGACCTTTCTAGGAATAACTTTAGTTCTTCtattcccaaatgggttttcaatCTCCCTAGTCTTGTTTCTCTTGATTTGAGTGATAGTAATTTAATCGGCCCATTTCCTAAAGGTCCTGTTAACTTTACTTCTCTCATGACCTTCATGGCGggtttcaactctttcaattgtcTTTTACCCGGATGGTTGTTTGATCTTAATAATCTTGAATATCTTGGGCTTATATCCAGTGGTATTGAAGGTGCGATGCCGAGTGGGGCTGGCAACGTAACAAAACTTAAAAATCTTGATCTTACATTCAATAATATTGAGGGGGAATTATCTGAATTATTTAATGATAGGAATAATTTTCTTCCAGCGGGATTGAGAAATAGCTCTTCTTTGACGGAATTGTATCTAGGAAATAATAAACTGACTGGAACTCTCCCAAAAAGTCTTGGCCAACTCACAATGCTAGAAATTATTGACATTTCTAACAATAGGTTGGAAGGTGTTGTAACAGAAAGTCATTTCACCAACTGCACACAATTAAGACAGTTCTTTGCATCTAACAATGATCTAACTTTAAAAGTGAGTCGGAACTGGATTCCACCTTTTCAAGCCATAGATATTGATATAGCCAACTGGAATATAGGTCCTCTATTTCCCATGTGGCTCCAAACTCAAAAGAATATAAATAGTGTGGACATATCAAATGGTGGAATACAAGGTGAGGTTCCAACTTGGTTTTGGAACTTATCTTCTCAAATTCAATTACTTGATATTTCTCACAACCAATTTATTGGTGAGGTTCCAACCATCTCAACACCTTCTTGGTCACCTAGACAAGCTTATTGGTTAATGTACTTGGATTCCAACAATTTCAGTGGTCTGCTACCTCAGATTTCACCCAATGTAACTGTGATAGACCTCTCGAACAATTTCTTTTCAGGGGGTTTATCTCACTTCTTGTGTGAAACAAATAAGAGCAGATCCTACAAATTGGAGGTCTTAAACCTCGAGGGAAATGATTTGTCAGGAGTAATTCCTGATTGTTGGATGAACTGGCCAGAGTTGAAAGTTATAATCTTGAGGGACAATAACTTGATTGGGGGCATACCAAGATCCATGGAGGTTTTAAATAACTTGATATCCTTGGACTTCCGAAAAAATAGACTTACCGGTCCATTGTCTTCATCATTGGAAAACTGCACAAAATTGCAGAAGATAGATATAGCTGAGAATGAGCTTGATGGACAGTTACCACCATGGTTGGGAACGAGGCTTTCATATTTAATAATCCTTAGCCTTAGCTCAAACAAATTCTATGGTGAATTGCCTCTAGAAATTTGTCACCTCAAAGATCTTCAGATCTTAGACCTTGCAAACAATAGTTTCTTTGGAATTATACCAAGGTGTATTAGCAATCTAACAGAAATGGTCTCCGTAAATAAGTTGGGGGAAACTGATATTATTTATTCTTCTCATTATTTTGAAGCACGTTTTAGAGAAAGCGCAATGGTGACAACTAAAGGCAATATTTACCAGTATGATAAAATATTGGCATTGGTTACAAGCATGGATATGTCTAACAATAATCTCTCTGGAGATATTCCTATAAGTTTTACCAGTCTTGTAGGATTGAAATTCTGTAATTTCTCAAAAAATCATCTGACAGGCAAGATCCCAAATGGCATTGGTGACATGAAAGTGCTGGAATCCCTTGATCTTTCAGAAAATCAACTTTCTGGTCAAATCCCGCAAAGCTTTTCGAGTTTGTCAACTTTGAGCTTCTTGAATCTATCTTATAACAATTTGTCAGGGAAGATACCTGTGGGCACTCAACTTCAAAGCTTTAATTCCTCGAGTTTCCAAGGAAATGAGCTTTGCGGGCTTCCACTCTTGGCAAACTGCAGTTCAAGTGGTCGAATTCCTGATGTTGATATTGAAAAGGATGAGAGTGATGAAGATGAACTGGATTGGTTCTACATTTCAATGGCAATAGGATTTGGTATTAGCTTTTGGGGAGTATGTTCTTGTTTGCTTTTCAAGAGATCATGGAGACATGTCTATTATCGTTTTTTAGATAGTTGTTGGGAATCCTTGTGTGTAAAGTTACAAATATGGGGATGGATATGA